The Desulforegula conservatrix Mb1Pa genome segment AAAAAGAGCCACCTGGAGCATTACGTAATTAAGCGAGGAATTGTATTTAGAGGGAAGGGCGGTTATCTTCTTAACATTACCGATGGCTATGCCCCTGTATTTCACTGCTGATCCGACATCAAGGCCCTGGACGGATCTGTTGAAATAGGTCTCGACCATGATTTCTTTTCTGAAAATGACTCCGGCCCCAAATATTACAAGGCATATGGTTCCGAGGATCGTTCCTATGATTACAAAAATACCTATTTTAAAATATGTGGAATTCTGTTCCATGTTTTTTATTCACCATGATTTATTCAGTCAGAAGAATCTTTGTTGTCATTCATTGGAACCCTGTTGAAAAAAGCGTAAACAGCTGGCATATCATTACGCTTTTTAAGCTCCAGAGGTTTTCCTTCGGCAACTATGCCTTTTGTCACTTTGTCCAGCATTATTGATCTGTCACAGATCGCGAAAATGCTTGGAAGCTCATGTGTTACTATGATGAATGTAACGCCGAACTCCCTGGAAAGAGACAGTATAAGATCATCAAGCTCCGCAGAAGTAATGGGGTCAAGACCGGCCGAAGGTTCATCCAGAAATATTATGGAAGGATCAAGGGCCATTGCCCTGGCAATAGCTGCTCTTTTTTGCATGCCTCCGCTTATTTCAGATGGCAGATATTCGGTATAGTCGCCCAGCCCTACTCTGTCCAGCATGTTGCAGGCAATTGTATTCATAACCCTTTTGGGGAGATTTGTGAATTCCTCAAGCGGCAGTCTTACGTTTTCAAGGATATTCATTGATCCGAAGAGTGCTCCGCTCTGGTACATGACCCCTAATCTGCTGAGTATTTCCTTTCTTTTATCACCTCGTGCAGAAACAAGATCTTGGCCTTCTATCAGAACTTCTCCAGTGACAGGAGGATAAAGCCCTATTACATGCTTCATCAGGGTGCTTTTTCCGCAGCCGGAGCCTCCGAGTATGATGAAAATCTCGCCTGGATACACATCAAAGCTTATGTTTTCCAGAATGGTATTTCCGCCATATGCTGCCGTCAGGTTTTTAACTGTTATTATAGGCTTTGGCTTAATAGTCATCTTAAATGCCAAGATAAAAATAAATGACGGCGAAAAGGCCATCAACAATGGTTATCAGAATTATGCCGGTTACAACGGCTTTTGTTGTTGAATCGCCTACGCTGCTTGGGCCAGATCCGGTTTCAAGGCCTCGAAGGCATCCTGAAACAGCGATGAGAAGCCCAAATACAAAGCATTTGATAAGGCCGCCAACAAAATCATCCCATTTTACTGTGGCTACGACCTGATTATAATAAACTATGGGGGGATGTCCCAGCGCCATTACCACAACCAGGCCGCCAAGGACTCCGACTATGTCTGCAAAAATTGCAAGAAGCGGAGTCATGAGCATCGCGGCTATTATTCTTGGAGTGACCAGAAAGGCTATAGGATCAAGTCCCATCGTGGTGAGGGCATTGACTTCCTCGTTAATTTTCATTGTGCCTATTTCTGCGGCAAAGGCTGAACCAGATCTGCCAGTGAGGACAATAGCGGTCATCAGGGGGCCAAGCTCCCTTATAACTGCGAGGCCTATCAGATTTGCTATGAAAATATCGGCTCCGAACATCCTCATGGGAATGGAGGCCTGAAAAGCCATGATAAGGCCCACAAGAAAGCTTATCAGAATTATGATCGGGAGCGCGTTTACTCCGGCTCTTTCAGCAGCAGAAAATGCATCTGCCCATCTTACCCGGCCTGGATGCTTCAGCACATCAAACATGGCGGATGAAATGGCCCCAATGAAATTGATGTGAAAACTTATATCCTGCCAGACTTCATGAACCACCTTGCCTGCTCTTTCAAATATTCCCAGACGCGGGGGAACAAGGGTTGACCTCCTGTAATGACATGATTCAATCTTGTTCAGGAATTCTTCCATCCTGGGACTCATTCCGACTATTTCCACAATTTTGCCGGTGTCTGCGCCGTACTGTTCAATAATTGACAAAAGGGCAAGCGCGCTTGAATCCCATTTGATGTTTTCCGGAAGAACCAGCCTCACCTTTCCGTCATGCTTTTTTGTTTTTTCCATCAGTTCATAATAAACAGACGACACGCCATGATGGTCAAGGTCACCCTCTATTTCAATAACAAGGGTTTTCTGCTGGGCGATATGCGTATGCAGGGAATGGGACTTGATACCCTGGTCAGCGATCTGTGCTGGCTCTGATTCATTATCTGATAAGGATGCTGGTTTTTTGTCAGGCATAGACGGCCAATGTAAAATATTTAATTTGGGGTATTATTGGGAAAAATTCAGAATATTCTTTATCTATTAGCACACAGCTGTAATGCCTACAAAGTAATTTTATGAAATGTCGCCATGGCCTCCGCACAAACTTCGGCAATAAGTCTTTGTCCTGATTCGTTGGGGTGTTTGTCCACAGCCAGGTTATTAAAAAAATGTCCGCCCATGGCATCCCAGGAATCTTCCTTAATCAATCTGTCCAGATAGAAAAAAGACGGAAGGTTTTCGGATTCAAGCCACTGGGAAATCATGGAATTGAATTTTTTTGGTTTTTCCTGGGATGCTCCGCAATCTTCAAATGGTGGAAGTCCAATCCAGAAAGGAATGGCTCCATAGCCCCTTATGCAGTAAATTATGCTTTTTATGAAAAAAGCAATTTCATCTGTAGTTATTCCAAATGGATATGACGCTGTGCAGGAATCATCAAAGTTATTGGCTCCAATGCTTAAAAAAACAGTCTTGGGCTTCCATTTTGCCATGAGATTATCGATTCTTCCTGCAAATTCCTTTACGCCTATTCCTGCATAAGCAACCGGATTTATATCGTCTGATCTGATTACATCCATGCCCGTCAGCTGAGAGAAAACATGCCAGCAAGAATCTGCGGGTAAAACTCCGAATCCTTCAGTAATGGAATCACCCATGAATGCCACAGGCCCAAAATTTTCAATGGAAAAGCTATGTTTTGATTTGAGTTCCATTTTGTTTTGCTTTCGTTATTTGGATGTGCTCGGTATCACATTAGTCTTATGATTTCAGGCTCAGGGCCTGATTCATTGATGATTATTTTCCCGACAGTTACAGGCAGCCTGTCTCTTATGGGACCTGCGCTTCCAGGGTTGAAAAAAAGGATTCCGTTTTTCCAATCTATTTTAGGCATATGCGTATGTCCTGTTATTACAATATCAATGGAAGCAGAGGCCGGATCTATATCCATTTCCCCTAAGATGTGTCTAACATATATATTCAACCCTTCGAACTGAACAATTTCCCACGAAGGTATTTTTCTTGGCCACGATGATCTGTCTGTGTTTCCTCTTACAGCATAAAGAGGCGCAATATCCTCGAGTTTATGAATTATATCAATTTCTCCGATGTCTCCTGCGTGTATGATTATGTCACTTCCTGAGAGCATGTTAAGGGCCTTTGGTCTGAGAAGGCCGTGTGTATCAGAGATAACGCCTATTATTTTTTTCATTAGCCAGTCCAATCAAAAAAACTTTTAAACTTGACAAGATCGTAAAAAGTCAGATTTCAGTCATTCCTGCGGGGCCTGTACCTGTGAAAACCGGGAGCCTGAATCCAGAAGTATCTGAAAATACAAAGATGCCGAATCAAGTCCGGCAGGCGCTGAAGCCCTTTTCTGGCTTTTGCGAGTCCATCAACCTTCCATGGCTTTATAAATCCATGAAGGATAAAGCATATTTTTAATGTAAAAAGCAAATATTCAGTTATTTTAAAGGTTTTAGTGCGGTATATGAAATTCTGTTTTTGTGGTGGACAAAGTTTTAAAAAAATAGCATATTTAATATATAAATCTCATGTTCTGAATTTCCATCTCCTCTGTTGATCTAAGCTGGTTCTGCGTCCTGGTGACGTTCTCTATATTTGTCCTGATTAAGTCTGTTTGCTTTTATGGGAAGTTTTTCATTTGTTTGGTGCCATTTATTCGGGAATAAGTGGTGCTGTTGACGTAATTCTATATAGTTATGGAGGTACGCCATGATAACAGTCTATATTGAAAATGATTTTGGAAAAGACAGGTATATTGAGGTTTATGACGTTCTGGCCCACAACATCTGTATGGGCAAAAGATTTGCTCCCCATGAAAAGATTCCATGCCAGATTCAATGCAATCAGAAAAACAGAGGGGAGATAATGATCAGGAGCGCGTCCAAACCAGCAGCACAGGAAAAGCGCCCAAGATGGTATGCTTATGCCTGGCTTTCAGATCAGACCAGGATTAATTATACTGCGCCCTGATAAAGCTCTGGTGCTGGGTGCTTCGTAGACTCAAGATGCCTTATAAAATGACGCCGATCCTTAAAAGGGCGGCTTCAGCGTCTGCCACGCTTTTTACGCAAAAAGCCCTGAAGCCTGATCTTAAAGCTGATTCGACATTTATTTCAGTGTCGTCAAAAAAAATGATTTTGTCTGGTTTTTTACCGAGATATCTGGCCGCATTTAAAAAAGCTTCGGGATCTGGCTTAAGAAGGCCTGTAATATGTGAAGGGAAGTGGCTGTCAAAAAGGCCTTCCAGCCTGCTTTCAATTCTGTCCCAGTGAAGCGGGTTTGTGTTTGATAGCGTGGCAGAAGGAATTATCCCGGTTATTTTTCCAAGAATACTTGTTGTATTATCAGAAATTTCGAGCGGCCAGTTCCTGAATATGTGAAGAAATTCTTCAGGCTCAAGTTTTAGACCAAGTTCCGGGACAATGTCTGAGGCAAACTCGGATTCGGAAATTCTTCCGCTTTCAAAATTCATTACCGTTTGCGAAGAAATTCATTTTTTCCTGATGCTCCCGAGGGTTTCGCCTTTGGGCAGAAAGGGCATCATCTCTTTCAGTCCACCCAAAGGAAATATTACCCCGCCTACATCAAACAAGAGTGCTTCTATACCGAAGGCACTGCTTGTTTTTACAGGTTGATCAGGCATTGCCGCTTTCTTTGTTCTGTGGCCTTTGAGGATTTGAACCCGTGTTTCTTCCGGATCCAGACTCTGATCTTGGTCTTTGTGGGCGGCCTGATCCTGATGTTCCGCCTCCTTGTCTTGGTCTCTGTCCCGGTCTTGAGCCTGGTCTTCTATTCTGTTGAGGCCTGTTTTTGGGATATTGTCTGGCCTTTTCTTCAGCTTGAGCCTCTTTAGGGCTTCTCGGAGGAGGTTCCGGTAGAGTGAGCCAGTCTTCGTCAGGATGCTCAAAAGTCAAGGAGTTCCCAAGCAGTTTTTCAGCTGCCGGGATATAGAATGAGTCATCCTCACATGCAAAACTTATGGAGATTCCGGACGCCCCGGCCCTTCCTGTTCTTCCTATTCTGTGTACATAATGTTCCGGGTCCTGGGGGAAATTATAGTTTATGACATGACTTACGGCATCAACATGAAGGCCACGGGCCGCCACATCGGTCGCAACCAGCACTTTTGCTTTTCCGCTCCTGAAATTCTCCAGACTGTCGAGTCGTTTTTTCTGAGGTACGTCACCTGAAAGAATCACTGCTTCAAAACCGTATCTTGTCAGTCTGTCGCCTATTGTCTTTGTCTCTATTCTTGTATTCGCGAATACGATTACCCGTTCAGGATTCTCTCTTGTCAAAATATTGTAGAGCAGGGCGAACTTATCTTCTGATGTGACAATGTAATTTCTCTGGATAATTGTCGCGGAAGCAACCTGCTCAGGATCTATCTCTATGCTCATGGAATCTGTCATCCACAGGGCCGCAAGACGGGATACTTCAGGCGTGATTGTCGCACTGAAAAAAAGGGTTTGCCTTTTGCTCTTCGGAGGGGCTGATTTCATTATCTGCCTCATGTCAGGCATGAATCCCATATCAAGCATTCTGTCCGCTTCATCAATGACAATTATTTCTGTCTTGTAAAGTTTTATGAGTCCCTGATCTATGAAATCCAGAAGCCTGCCTGGAGTTGCAATAAGAACATCCACAACTTTTTCAGCCAGTCTTCGTTTCTGTGCCTCATAAGCCATGCCGCCAAAAACGCTCATGACTGTAACGCGGGTGTGCTTGCCTATGGCAATTGCGTCTTTTTCAACCTGAAGAGCCAACTCTCTGGTTGGAGCGAAAATCAGGGCTCTTGGTATTCCGGGGCGTCTCTGCCCGTGGTGCGGTGTTGTAAGGAGTTTTGTAAAGATGCTTATAAGGAAGGCCGCTGATTTTCCTGTTCCTGTCTGGGCCTGGCCTGTAGCGTCTTTTCCCTGGAGAGTCTGGGGGAGGATTTCTGCCTGAATCTGGGTGCAGTAATTGAATCCGAGATCCTGTATTCCCCGCATGAGTTTTGCCGGAAGATTGAAGTCGTGGAATCTCGTTTTCCCTTCTGCCTCGGGAACTGCGAAGTTTGAAACGTCCCACCTCTCTTTTGGAGGCCGATTTTCCTTTTCCCTGAACTCAGTTTGTTCAGCAGGTCGTCTTTCTGTTTTTTTCGATGGTCTTGGGCGCTTGCCCACAGGCTCTGAAATTTTTTCTTCCCGGGGAGCTTCCTGTATGACTTCAGGACTTGCTTCGGGCCTAACATCATCCGCGTTCTTTTTTTTTCTTTTAAAAGGATTTCTCAAAAATTTCAGAAAACTGATCAATTTATTCACTACTCCGTGAAATTAATATTGGGTCATTATCAATAATTATATCGTCATGACATGGGTAAAAAGTAATCTTGACTTTTTATA includes the following:
- a CDS encoding ABC transporter ATP-binding protein, with amino-acid sequence MTIKPKPIITVKNLTAAYGGNTILENISFDVYPGEIFIILGGSGCGKSTLMKHVIGLYPPVTGEVLIEGQDLVSARGDKRKEILSRLGVMYQSGALFGSMNILENVRLPLEEFTNLPKRVMNTIACNMLDRVGLGDYTEYLPSEISGGMQKRAAIARAMALDPSIIFLDEPSAGLDPITSAELDDLILSLSREFGVTFIIVTHELPSIFAICDRSIMLDKVTKGIVAEGKPLELKKRNDMPAVYAFFNRVPMNDNKDSSD
- a CDS encoding MlaE family ABC transporter permease, with translation MPDKKPASLSDNESEPAQIADQGIKSHSLHTHIAQQKTLVIEIEGDLDHHGVSSVYYELMEKTKKHDGKVRLVLPENIKWDSSALALLSIIEQYGADTGKIVEIVGMSPRMEEFLNKIESCHYRRSTLVPPRLGIFERAGKVVHEVWQDISFHINFIGAISSAMFDVLKHPGRVRWADAFSAAERAGVNALPIIILISFLVGLIMAFQASIPMRMFGADIFIANLIGLAVIRELGPLMTAIVLTGRSGSAFAAEIGTMKINEEVNALTTMGLDPIAFLVTPRIIAAMLMTPLLAIFADIVGVLGGLVVVMALGHPPIVYYNQVVATVKWDDFVGGLIKCFVFGLLIAVSGCLRGLETGSGPSSVGDSTTKAVVTGIILITIVDGLFAVIYFYLGI
- a CDS encoding SGNH/GDSL hydrolase family protein produces the protein MELKSKHSFSIENFGPVAFMGDSITEGFGVLPADSCWHVFSQLTGMDVIRSDDINPVAYAGIGVKEFAGRIDNLMAKWKPKTVFLSIGANNFDDSCTASYPFGITTDEIAFFIKSIIYCIRGYGAIPFWIGLPPFEDCGASQEKPKKFNSMISQWLESENLPSFFYLDRLIKEDSWDAMGGHFFNNLAVDKHPNESGQRLIAEVCAEAMATFHKITL
- a CDS encoding metallophosphoesterase family protein, which encodes MKKIIGVISDTHGLLRPKALNMLSGSDIIIHAGDIGEIDIIHKLEDIAPLYAVRGNTDRSSWPRKIPSWEIVQFEGLNIYVRHILGEMDIDPASASIDIVITGHTHMPKIDWKNGILFFNPGSAGPIRDRLPVTVGKIIINESGPEPEIIRLM
- a CDS encoding HAD-IA family hydrolase, whose product is MNFESGRISESEFASDIVPELGLKLEPEEFLHIFRNWPLEISDNTTSILGKITGIIPSATLSNTNPLHWDRIESRLEGLFDSHFPSHITGLLKPDPEAFLNAARYLGKKPDKIIFFDDTEINVESALRSGFRAFCVKSVADAEAALLRIGVIL
- a CDS encoding DEAD/DEAH box helicase; this translates as MNKLISFLKFLRNPFKRKKKNADDVRPEASPEVIQEAPREEKISEPVGKRPRPSKKTERRPAEQTEFREKENRPPKERWDVSNFAVPEAEGKTRFHDFNLPAKLMRGIQDLGFNYCTQIQAEILPQTLQGKDATGQAQTGTGKSAAFLISIFTKLLTTPHHGQRRPGIPRALIFAPTRELALQVEKDAIAIGKHTRVTVMSVFGGMAYEAQKRRLAEKVVDVLIATPGRLLDFIDQGLIKLYKTEIIVIDEADRMLDMGFMPDMRQIMKSAPPKSKRQTLFFSATITPEVSRLAALWMTDSMSIEIDPEQVASATIIQRNYIVTSEDKFALLYNILTRENPERVIVFANTRIETKTIGDRLTRYGFEAVILSGDVPQKKRLDSLENFRSGKAKVLVATDVAARGLHVDAVSHVINYNFPQDPEHYVHRIGRTGRAGASGISISFACEDDSFYIPAAEKLLGNSLTFEHPDEDWLTLPEPPPRSPKEAQAEEKARQYPKNRPQQNRRPGSRPGQRPRQGGGTSGSGRPQRPRSESGSGRNTGSNPQRPQNKESGNA